From one Triticum urartu cultivar G1812 chromosome 3, Tu2.1, whole genome shotgun sequence genomic stretch:
- the LOC125543751 gene encoding ubiquitin carboxyl-terminal hydrolase 14-like, translating to MDLLRANLHKVRIPEPTNRIHKDECCVSFDTPRSEGGLYVDMNSFLGFGREHVAWNFEKSENPVYLHIVQRRKPEPDETDRPLKKPTLLAIGVEGGFGEQEPEYDVTYEIVILPEFLSLPFPSVDLPEKVRLAVDKVILAESADRKQQLASWVADKKIISAHAMDLQQLDNGVIVPPTGWKCSKCDKTENLWLNLTDGMILCGRWVWDGTGGNNHAVEHYQQTKYPLAVKLGTITADLEGADVYSYPEDDSVEDPILAQHLSHFGIDFSSLQKTEMTTAERELDHNTNFDWNRIQESGKDAEPLYGPGYTGLVNLGNSCYMASVMQVMFSTHPFISRYFEKQSLKAAFAISQADPTLDLNMQMTKLAHGMLSGKYSAPSQEGQEGIRPRMFKSVIAASHPEFSSMRQQDALEFFHHLIGKVDQANPGNHELNPCTGFKFIIEERVQCPSGKVSYNQHCDNFLTLSIPLHEATNKEQLEAFHEKKAAMDLDGKEVSKEEIVRPRVPLEACLASFSGGEEVPEFYSTALNSKTTAIKTTGLKTFPDYLMLQMRKFVMGEGWVPKKLDVYIDVPDIIDISHMRSNGVQPGEELLPEGASCGNKAEPARPVADEDIVSQLANIGFNYFACQKAAINTSNAGIEEAMNWLLSHTGDPDINEPISQDPMPAEDTIDEASLQTLVSFGFPEDVSRMALKASGGNIERATEWVFSHLEASSSVSADSSTNNVKDDDSNISDGSGRYKLMAFVSHMGTSTHCGHYVAHILKDGRWTIFNDNKVAASVDLPKDMGYLYFFQRISS from the exons ATGGATCTCCTCCGCGCGAACCTCCACAAGGTCCGCATCCCGGAGCCCACCAACCGCATCCACAAGGACGAGTGCTGCGTCTCCTTCGACACCCCG AGGTCGGAGGGCGGGCTGTACGTGGACATGAACTCGTTCCTGGGGTTCGGGAGGGAGCACGTGGCGTGGAACTTCGAGAAGTCGGAGAACCCCGTGTACCTCCACATCGTGCAGCGCCGGAAGCCGGAGCCAGACGAGACGGATCGCCCGCTGAAGAAGCCAACCCTGCTCGCCATCG GCGTGGAGGGAGGTTTTGGTGAACAAGAACCTGAATACGATGTGACTTACGAAATCGTTATTTTGCCTGAATTTTTGTCTCTCCCATTTCCATCAGTTGATTTGCCAGAGAAG GTTAGGCTCGCAGTTGATAAAGTTATACTTGCGGAGAGTGCTGATAGAAAGCAACAACTGGCTTCTTGGGTGGCTGACAAGAAAATAATCAGTGCACATGCTATGGATCTGCAACAACTAGACAATGGTGTTATTGTGCCCCCTACCGGGTGGAAGTGTAGCAAGTGTGACAAAACTGAGAATCTTTGGTTAAATTTAACTGATGGTATGATCCTCTGTGGGAGGTGGGTCTGGGATGGAACTGGCGGGAATAATCATGCTGTTGAACACTACCAGCAGACTAAATATCCTTTAGCGGTGAAGCTTGGAACAATTACCGCTGATTTGGAAGGAGCAG ACGTTTACTCATACCCGGAAGATGATAGCGTTGAAGATCCAATATTAGCTCAGCACTTGTCGCATTTTGGTATTGATTTTTCTTCACTCCAAAAG ACTGAGATGACTACTGCTGAAAGAGAACTTGACCACAACACTAATTTTGATTGGAATAGAATACAAGAAAGTGGCAAAGATGCCGAACCTTTATATGGGCCTGGCTATACTGGCCTTGTAAACCTTGGAAATAG TTGCTACATGGCTTCAGTAATGCAAGTTATGTTTTCAACCCATCCCTTTATATCACG GTACTTTGAGAAGCAGAGCTTGAAAGCTGCGTTTGCAATTTCTCAAGCTGATCCAACGTTGGACTTAAACATGCAAAT GACAAAGTTGGCGCATGGTATGCTCTCTGGTAAATATTCTGCACCCAGTCAAGAG GGACAAGAAGGAATACGCCCCCGTATGTTCAAGTCAGTAATTGCAGCAAGTCATCCTGAATTTTCCAGTATGAGGCAACAG GATGCCCTTGAGTTCTTCCATCATCTTATTGGCAAAGTTGATCAGGCAAACCCTGGAAACCATGAGTTGAATCCTTGTACcggcttcaagttcatcattgaGGAGCGGGTTCAGTGCCCCTCTGGGAAAGTTTCTTATAATCAACATTGTGACAACTTCCTTACTTTGAGCATACCATTGCATGAAGCGACTAACAAAG AGCAGCTAGAAGCGTTCCATGAGAAGAAAGCAGCAATGGACTTGGATGGAAAGGAAGT GTCTAAGGAGGAAATCGTGAGGCCAAGAGTCCCACTGGAGGCATGCTTAGCAAGTTTTTCAGGCGGAGAGGAAGTGCCTGAGTTTTACAGCACTGCATTAAATTCAAAGACGACAGCAATTAA GACTACTGGCCTTAAAACTTTTCCTGATTACCTGATGCTTCAGATGCGTAAGTTTGTAATGGGAGAAGGATGGGTGCCAAAGAAACTTG ATGTTTATATTGATGTGCCGGATATAATCGATATATCGCACATGCGCAGCAATGGTGTACAGCCTGGGGAAGAGCTACTGCCTGAAGGAG CTTCTTGTGGCAACAAAGCTGAACCTGCTCGTCCTGTTGCCGACGAGGATATTGTATCCCAGCTTGCAAACATAGGGTTCAATTACTTTGCCTGTCAGAAAGCTGCTATTAATACATCAAATGCAGGAATTGAGGAGGCAATGAATTGGCTCCTCTCACACACGGGGGATCCAG ATATTAATGAGCCGATATCTCAAGATCCAATGCCTGCAGAAGACACTATTGATGAAGCAAGTCTTCAAACCCTTGTTTCCTTTGGCTTTCCAGAAGATGTTTCTCGAATGGCCTTGAAAGCTTCT GGTGGAAATATTGAGAGAGCCACGGAGTGGGTTTTCAGCCACCTTGAAGCATCTAGTTCTGTATCTGCTGATTCTTCAACAAACAATGTAAAAGATGACGACTCGAACATATCAGATGGAAGTGGCA GATACAAGCTGATGGCATTTGTGAGCCACATGGGAACCTCTACACACTGTGGGCACTATGTCGCCCATATCCTCAAAGATGGGAGGTGGACGATCTTCAACGACAATAAGGTTGCTGCATCGGTCGATCTGCCCAAGGACATGGGATACCTCTATTTCTTTCAGAGGATAAGCAGTTAG